A part of Haloarchaeobius sp. HME9146 genomic DNA contains:
- a CDS encoding S8 family peptidase codes for MTRDDDTADLSRRTFLQTTGTLTAAGLLGAGAASTAAAAAGELDPTFFNWRAREASRVWDRGYRGRPDRTIALTDSGIEARHPDLGPWNGVRATVRDGELVIPKSEQERVELAGEGESFSGTIGPGTFADPTTKTHEFTTPTDAEGIDATMTWTPGDVDGNGEDLELYLDKQTADGWERVAASTTGSQPEAIDNYVKSGHTYRFVVETWLNVTADYEISAGYYALEGEFEAADPSVVFEGVGTDGDDPKTVGWFDEGTRYGLHKKPRDPNGHGSHCASIMGGTGRASAIDPETVTTEAPGEVLALGDTRQYEVQADAGTGVFGSAYGTAIELILEGPDGHELDSAELTSDSGITDNVVVEAPAEQTGTYTVIARATGGELVSSGDLESISVGAFVDPQSTNGDRTGSPVGLHTGVAPNQSLVGLQGLSGPTGQLADHAEAFADMFNMRAVNMSWGYVGGLPLGSVGGILDSIPAGIKDIAEAGILTCAAAGNAATPANGNGSPAIADECISVTATGPLDGLSAYSSGGLGALDEDELDQYMKPDVSAPGGYVDDLINAALTGDANAAESDQPPIRDYTGKAGTSMATPFTTGVAGLVSQAMEEDAPASIALPAPAETDLDDVYRLKQVLLATASETAFTAAPFHRAHPATYEFGGRDPYEGFGRVNADAAVDAVTRPLSGSSDEVLGLNLPEDSRAVAGYVQAGPGTVEASVSFDYYSGGNKGQTKSTPHIDLFVYDAEQPAQYGEPNIVARAQGLQGDASATVSLPRDSEERTFYVVAKLVDVPGAVNGDDVQAHCTLDVSVEDGFFVAGTRSDDGSVFTGGQTNQVTLTANPSEDSQVRDVIPTSWTVLTDYSDDVDRVEVSNGVQYVYFTETATADTETSYTYFAEAPDNVSASDAYQFGPQEVKPSEARGWVAVSGTGETNYVVAQST; via the coding sequence ATGACTCGCGACGACGACACAGCCGACCTCTCCCGTCGCACATTCCTCCAGACGACAGGCACACTCACCGCAGCAGGGCTGCTCGGGGCGGGTGCGGCCAGTACCGCGGCGGCTGCGGCCGGCGAGCTCGACCCCACCTTCTTCAACTGGCGAGCCCGCGAGGCGAGCCGCGTCTGGGACCGCGGCTATCGCGGGCGGCCGGACCGCACCATCGCGCTGACCGACTCGGGTATCGAGGCCCGCCACCCCGACCTCGGCCCCTGGAACGGGGTCCGGGCGACCGTCCGCGACGGTGAACTGGTCATCCCGAAGTCCGAACAGGAACGCGTCGAACTCGCCGGCGAGGGCGAGTCCTTCTCGGGCACCATCGGGCCGGGCACCTTCGCGGACCCGACGACGAAGACCCACGAGTTCACCACGCCGACCGACGCCGAGGGCATCGACGCGACGATGACGTGGACGCCCGGCGACGTCGACGGGAACGGCGAGGACCTCGAACTCTACCTCGACAAGCAGACGGCAGACGGCTGGGAGCGCGTCGCCGCCTCGACGACCGGCAGCCAGCCCGAGGCCATCGACAACTACGTGAAGTCGGGCCACACCTACCGCTTCGTCGTCGAGACCTGGCTGAACGTCACGGCCGACTACGAGATCTCGGCGGGCTACTACGCGCTCGAGGGCGAGTTCGAGGCCGCCGACCCGAGCGTCGTCTTCGAGGGCGTCGGTACCGACGGGGACGACCCGAAGACGGTCGGCTGGTTCGACGAGGGGACGCGCTACGGCCTCCACAAGAAGCCACGCGACCCGAACGGCCACGGGAGCCACTGTGCCTCCATCATGGGCGGCACCGGGCGTGCCAGCGCCATCGACCCGGAGACCGTCACGACCGAGGCCCCCGGCGAGGTACTCGCGCTGGGCGACACCCGCCAGTACGAGGTCCAGGCCGACGCCGGCACAGGCGTCTTCGGGTCTGCATACGGGACCGCCATCGAACTCATCCTGGAGGGCCCTGACGGGCACGAGCTCGACTCGGCCGAACTGACCAGCGACTCGGGCATCACCGACAACGTCGTCGTCGAGGCCCCCGCCGAGCAGACCGGGACCTACACCGTCATCGCCCGAGCGACCGGCGGCGAACTCGTCTCCTCCGGCGACCTCGAGTCCATCAGCGTCGGCGCGTTCGTCGACCCGCAGAGTACGAACGGCGACCGTACCGGCTCCCCCGTCGGCCTCCACACCGGCGTCGCACCGAACCAGAGCCTCGTCGGCCTGCAGGGCCTCTCCGGCCCGACCGGCCAGCTCGCCGACCACGCCGAGGCCTTCGCGGACATGTTCAACATGCGTGCCGTGAACATGTCGTGGGGCTACGTCGGCGGCCTCCCGCTCGGCTCCGTGGGTGGCATCCTCGACTCGATTCCGGCCGGCATCAAGGACATCGCCGAGGCCGGCATCCTCACCTGCGCCGCCGCCGGCAACGCGGCGACCCCGGCCAACGGGAACGGCTCACCCGCCATCGCGGACGAGTGTATCTCCGTGACCGCGACCGGCCCCCTCGACGGGCTCAGCGCGTACTCCTCCGGCGGCCTGGGGGCGCTCGACGAGGACGAACTCGACCAGTACATGAAGCCCGACGTGAGCGCGCCCGGTGGCTACGTCGACGACCTCATCAACGCGGCACTCACGGGTGACGCGAACGCCGCGGAGTCCGACCAGCCGCCCATCCGCGACTACACGGGCAAGGCCGGCACCTCGATGGCGACGCCCTTCACGACCGGCGTGGCGGGCCTCGTCTCGCAGGCGATGGAGGAGGACGCCCCGGCGAGCATCGCGTTGCCAGCTCCCGCCGAGACCGACCTCGACGACGTGTACCGGCTCAAGCAGGTGCTGCTCGCGACGGCCAGCGAGACGGCCTTCACCGCCGCCCCGTTCCACCGCGCCCACCCCGCGACCTACGAGTTCGGCGGGCGCGACCCCTACGAGGGCTTCGGTCGCGTGAACGCCGACGCCGCGGTCGACGCGGTCACTCGCCCGCTTTCGGGTAGCTCCGACGAGGTGCTCGGCCTCAACCTGCCCGAGGACAGCCGCGCCGTCGCGGGCTACGTCCAGGCCGGCCCCGGCACCGTCGAGGCGAGCGTGAGCTTCGACTACTACTCCGGCGGCAACAAGGGTCAGACGAAGAGCACGCCCCACATCGACCTGTTCGTCTACGACGCCGAGCAGCCGGCGCAGTACGGCGAACCCAACATCGTCGCCCGGGCACAGGGCCTGCAGGGTGACGCCAGCGCGACGGTCTCGCTCCCGCGGGACAGCGAGGAGCGGACGTTCTACGTGGTCGCGAAGCTCGTGGACGTCCCCGGCGCGGTCAACGGCGACGACGTGCAGGCACACTGCACGCTCGACGTCTCGGTCGAAGACGGCTTCTTCGTCGCCGGCACCCGGAGCGACGACGGCTCCGTCTTCACCGGCGGCCAGACCAACCAGGTCACGCTGACGGCGAACCCCTCCGAAGACAGCCAGGTCCGGGACGTGATTCCGACCTCGTGGACCGTCCTCACGGACTACTCCGACGACGTGGACCGCGTCGAGGTGAGCAACGGCGTGCAGTACGTCTACTTCACCGAGACCGCGACCGCCGACACCGAGACGAGCTACACCTACTTCGCCGAGGCCCCGGACAACGTCTCGGCCTCGGACGCCTACCAGTTCGGCCCGCAGGAGGTCAAGCCGAGCGAAGCACGCGGCTGGGTCGCGGTGTCGGGCACCGGCGAGACCAACTACGTGGTCGCCCAGTCCACCTGA
- a CDS encoding helix-turn-helix domain-containing protein codes for MFVRFNLDSKLLQHALSVPDGMQASVEQFDTTGTIPLRVVFWVSGGDFETFEDALDDDPTVVDSTVLATEHARRLYRVTCPEGIADAKAYTAAIERDGVILNATSDGDGWTVKTLFPDRESFAGFRDVCEEVGLTPTVESIHSDTIDQDDNAADLTPAQKEILTRAVEVGYFDIPRQTTLRGLGADVGVSGQAASERLRRGMETLVRETLADDLPNQ; via the coding sequence ATGTTCGTTCGTTTCAATCTCGACTCCAAACTTCTGCAACACGCACTTTCTGTCCCCGACGGGATGCAGGCCTCGGTCGAACAGTTCGACACCACTGGAACGATTCCTCTTCGCGTCGTCTTCTGGGTGAGCGGTGGTGATTTCGAGACGTTCGAGGACGCGCTGGACGATGACCCGACCGTCGTCGACAGCACCGTCCTCGCGACGGAACACGCTCGTCGGCTCTACCGTGTGACGTGTCCGGAGGGCATCGCCGATGCGAAGGCGTACACCGCCGCCATCGAGCGTGACGGGGTCATCCTCAACGCGACGAGCGACGGCGACGGCTGGACCGTCAAGACGCTGTTCCCGGACCGGGAGTCGTTCGCCGGGTTTCGCGACGTCTGCGAGGAGGTCGGGCTCACACCCACCGTCGAATCCATCCACAGCGACACGATAGATCAGGACGACAACGCGGCCGACCTGACCCCGGCACAGAAGGAGATACTCACTCGCGCCGTCGAGGTCGGCTACTTCGACATCCCGCGCCAGACCACGCTCCGCGGGCTGGGTGCCGACGTCGGCGTCTCCGGTCAGGCGGCCTCCGAACGACTCCGACGAGGCATGGAGACGCTGGTCCGCGAGACCCTCGCGGACGACCTGCCGAACCAGTAA
- the ppk2 gene encoding polyphosphate kinase 2, with amino-acid sequence MPSDSRADHYNEAGVLKKKQYKRELNRLQEELVKLQHWVSEQGLRVVVVFEGRDAAGKGGVIKRITRRLNPRVVRVVALGKPTEREQGQWYFQRYVEHLPSEGEMVLFDRSWYNRAGVERVMGFCSDEEYDRFLEECPRFERMLVREGIVLVKYWFSISDEEQERRFQKRNEDPKRRWKLSPMDLEARARWEEFSKAKDEMFEHTDIPEAPWHVVHADVKRHARLNCISHLLDQVDYEDLTPDPIELPPREERGEYERPPIEDQHWVEARFGENPTPGRSE; translated from the coding sequence ATGCCATCCGACTCGCGGGCGGACCACTACAACGAGGCAGGCGTGTTGAAGAAGAAGCAGTACAAGCGCGAGCTGAACCGCCTGCAGGAGGAACTCGTCAAGCTCCAGCACTGGGTCAGCGAGCAAGGGCTCCGCGTCGTGGTGGTGTTCGAGGGCCGCGACGCGGCCGGAAAAGGCGGCGTCATCAAGCGCATCACCCGTCGGCTGAACCCCCGGGTCGTCCGGGTCGTCGCGCTCGGGAAGCCGACCGAGCGCGAGCAGGGGCAGTGGTACTTCCAGCGCTACGTCGAACACCTACCGAGCGAGGGCGAGATGGTCCTGTTCGACCGGAGCTGGTACAACCGCGCCGGCGTCGAGCGCGTGATGGGCTTCTGCAGCGACGAGGAGTACGACCGGTTCCTCGAGGAGTGCCCGCGGTTCGAGCGCATGCTCGTCCGCGAGGGCATCGTCCTCGTGAAGTACTGGTTCTCCATCAGCGACGAGGAGCAAGAGCGGCGCTTCCAGAAGCGCAACGAGGACCCCAAGCGCCGCTGGAAGCTCAGCCCGATGGACCTCGAAGCTCGCGCCCGCTGGGAGGAGTTCTCGAAGGCGAAAGACGAGATGTTCGAACACACGGACATCCCCGAGGCACCCTGGCACGTCGTCCACGCCGACGTGAAGCGACACGCCCGGCTCAACTGCATCAGCCACCTGCTCGACCAGGTCGACTACGAGGACCTGACGCCCGACCCCATCGAACTCCCACCTCGCGAGGAGCGCGGCGAGTACGAACGGCCACCCATCGAGGACCAGCACTGGGTCGAGGCGCGCTTCGGCGAGAATCCGACTCCCGGGCGCTCGGAGTGA
- a CDS encoding bacterio-opsin activator domain-containing protein — MSREVEVLVVDDGEDADALGLCLTARELQAHIAGTLTSAQHMLDEHVQCVVCGSLDDRSVTELVATLGRHDAPVVYVYEDDVAATTALDSGAAATVPRGDPTDDWGDHLAATVDNLVRNQPESASHATLASAALDELRDIFFVFDLDGNFLRWNRKLTAVTGYSDREIREMRPTDFFPEDEHEKIENAIGRVVMQGKAMETARMQTKAGEERPHEFTAALLGDGDRQVICGIGRDIRDRRRREAELEAQADRLETLNRVNDVIRRVTSALVRTDSREEIEETLCDQFADADPYEFAWVGEYDPESGRVEPTAWAGDGSAYLEDRPAAVERQEDDVTAATAVRERSVKFAQNIAEDPVATAWRRAALDHGYESAAAIPLVYDDVVYGCLCVYAPEPFAFEALERTVLAELGETVGHAIRAAETRKALVTDTRTELTFAVTDPDEFLVQIAHETDATLELTGTVSNPDGSVSELFAVRGEALEDLDDLVETAPAQVEILAERDAESLVRVVVDGDSVVETIADVGGSVRTVRVSDGECRIVADVPTDTAVSRVLERVSEVLEVELLSQREVERGTRTDVGYRADIEQSLTDRQLEVLETAYRAGFFDWPRETSGDQMADLLGVTPPTFHQHIRVAERKLLESLFEGDDARST; from the coding sequence ATGTCACGTGAGGTCGAGGTCCTCGTGGTCGACGACGGCGAGGACGCGGACGCACTCGGCCTGTGTCTCACCGCCCGCGAGCTCCAGGCGCACATCGCCGGGACCCTCACCAGCGCACAGCACATGCTCGACGAACACGTCCAGTGCGTGGTCTGTGGTTCGCTCGACGACCGGTCGGTCACGGAACTCGTCGCGACACTCGGGCGGCACGACGCCCCGGTCGTCTACGTGTACGAGGACGACGTAGCCGCGACCACCGCGCTCGACTCCGGGGCAGCCGCGACGGTGCCACGTGGCGACCCCACCGACGACTGGGGCGACCACCTCGCCGCCACCGTCGACAACCTCGTCCGGAACCAGCCCGAAAGCGCCAGCCACGCGACCCTGGCCAGTGCCGCCCTCGACGAGTTGCGGGACATCTTCTTCGTCTTCGACCTCGACGGGAACTTCCTCCGGTGGAACCGGAAACTCACCGCCGTGACCGGCTACAGCGACCGGGAGATCCGCGAGATGCGCCCGACCGACTTCTTCCCGGAAGACGAGCACGAGAAGATAGAGAACGCCATCGGGCGCGTCGTGATGCAGGGCAAGGCGATGGAGACCGCGCGGATGCAGACGAAAGCGGGCGAGGAGCGCCCCCACGAGTTCACGGCCGCATTGCTCGGCGACGGGGACCGACAGGTCATCTGCGGCATCGGGCGGGACATCCGGGACCGTCGCCGCCGCGAGGCCGAACTCGAGGCACAGGCCGACCGGCTCGAGACGCTGAACCGGGTCAACGACGTCATCCGTCGGGTGACGAGCGCGCTGGTCCGGACGGACTCACGCGAGGAGATAGAGGAGACGCTCTGTGACCAGTTCGCCGACGCGGACCCCTACGAGTTCGCGTGGGTCGGTGAGTACGACCCCGAGAGCGGCCGGGTCGAGCCGACCGCCTGGGCGGGTGACGGCTCCGCCTACCTCGAGGACCGCCCCGCCGCCGTCGAGCGGCAGGAAGACGATGTGACCGCCGCAACCGCCGTCCGGGAACGGTCGGTCAAGTTCGCCCAGAACATCGCCGAGGACCCGGTCGCGACCGCCTGGCGCCGGGCCGCGCTCGACCACGGCTACGAGTCCGCGGCGGCCATCCCGCTGGTCTACGACGACGTGGTGTACGGCTGCCTCTGCGTCTACGCGCCAGAGCCGTTCGCCTTCGAAGCGCTGGAGCGAACGGTGCTGGCCGAACTCGGCGAGACGGTCGGCCACGCCATCCGGGCAGCCGAGACGCGCAAGGCGCTGGTGACCGACACGCGCACCGAACTGACGTTCGCGGTGACCGACCCGGACGAGTTCCTCGTCCAGATCGCCCACGAGACCGACGCGACGCTGGAACTCACCGGGACCGTCAGCAACCCGGATGGGTCGGTGTCGGAGCTGTTCGCGGTGCGGGGCGAGGCGCTCGAGGACCTCGACGACCTCGTCGAGACGGCTCCCGCACAGGTCGAGATACTGGCCGAGCGCGACGCCGAGTCGCTCGTCCGGGTGGTCGTCGACGGTGACTCCGTCGTCGAGACCATCGCCGACGTGGGCGGGTCGGTCCGGACCGTCCGGGTCAGCGACGGGGAGTGTCGCATCGTGGCCGACGTCCCCACCGACACTGCCGTCTCCCGGGTGCTCGAGCGCGTCTCGGAGGTGCTCGAGGTGGAGTTGCTCTCCCAGCGGGAGGTCGAGCGCGGGACGCGGACCGACGTGGGCTACCGGGCCGACATCGAGCAGTCGCTGACCGACCGCCAGCTGGAGGTGCTGGAGACGGCGTACCGTGCCGGCTTCTTCGACTGGCCCCGCGAGACCTCGGGCGACCAGATGGCCGACCTCCTCGGTGTGACCCCGCCGACGTTCCACCAGCACATCCGGGTCGCCGAGCGCAAGCTGCTCGAGAGCCTGTTCGAGGGCGACGACGCGCGCAGTACCTAA
- a CDS encoding ornithine cyclodeaminase family protein: MQTHLLDGDDVQQYSPMTALVSAIEDAFAAYETGDAQMPPKSYIDLPQYNGDFRSMPAYMDAGDWDAAGIKWVNVHPDNPSEFDLPTVMGTMIYSDPETGFPLAIMDGTELTMRRTGAAAAVATDHLAVEDASSLGIVGAGVQSYTQVEAIAAVRDIEEVVVSDLDEARVAAFIDAFEDEFDVREGSIAEAASCDVLSTVTPVESPIVSAEDLGEHTHVNAMGADAEGKHELADEVLLNAKLVIDDYDQTTHSGEINVPFHEGVLGDDDIDGQIGEIVTGKIDGRTPEDGVTVFDSTGLAIQDVAAAHVVYEAASAEDEETQTPSLITAGQ; the protein is encoded by the coding sequence ATGCAAACCCACCTGCTCGACGGTGACGACGTACAGCAGTACTCCCCCATGACAGCCCTCGTCTCGGCCATCGAGGACGCCTTTGCGGCCTACGAGACCGGCGACGCCCAGATGCCCCCGAAGTCCTACATCGACCTGCCGCAGTACAACGGTGACTTCCGGTCGATGCCCGCCTACATGGACGCGGGCGACTGGGACGCCGCCGGCATCAAGTGGGTCAACGTCCACCCCGACAACCCCAGCGAGTTCGACCTCCCGACCGTGATGGGGACGATGATCTACTCCGACCCCGAGACTGGCTTCCCGCTAGCAATCATGGACGGCACCGAACTCACCATGCGCCGCACCGGCGCGGCCGCCGCGGTCGCGACCGACCACCTCGCCGTCGAGGACGCGTCCTCGCTCGGTATCGTCGGCGCTGGCGTCCAGTCCTACACCCAGGTCGAGGCCATCGCCGCGGTCCGCGACATCGAGGAGGTCGTCGTCAGCGACCTCGACGAGGCCCGCGTCGCCGCCTTCATCGACGCCTTCGAGGACGAGTTCGACGTGCGCGAGGGCTCCATCGCGGAGGCCGCCTCCTGCGACGTGCTCTCGACGGTGACGCCGGTCGAATCGCCCATCGTCTCCGCCGAGGACCTCGGCGAGCACACCCACGTGAACGCGATGGGTGCCGACGCCGAGGGCAAGCACGAACTCGCCGACGAGGTGCTCCTGAACGCGAAGCTCGTCATCGACGACTACGACCAGACCACCCACTCCGGCGAGATCAACGTCCCGTTCCACGAGGGCGTGCTGGGCGACGACGACATCGACGGCCAGATCGGCGAGATCGTCACGGGCAAGATTGACGGGCGAACTCCCGAGGACGGCGTGACCGTCTTCGACTCGACCGGCCTCGCAATCCAGGACGTCGCCGCCGCACACGTCGTCTACGAGGCGGCGAGCGCCGAGGACGAGGAGACGCAGACCCCGTCGCTCATCACGGCCGGGCAGTAA
- a CDS encoding S8 family serine peptidase produces the protein MTDDTTRETVPKLDRRTLLTATAGLAGATALPFGVGSAAGATGDRLDDAFDLTSDTLQEALVVFDSNAAVSRLDTLDLAEGYLAFDVLPVGYTLLTGSQLQTVADWDAVRYVERNRDLDYHNADARDVTGVDTVRNDSGYDGSSVHVAVVDSGLDGDHPDLIEAAEHNYQWAGNPLGDPTLWVDGGTLVDTDDIGHGTHCSGTIAGDGSVNGEDSGMAPGAALTVYSSGAAVSILKAAAAYDHILANHVADVDIVSNSYGAASADDYNPDGTLQTATWTAFDSGLLPVISAGNSGPDYDTLNDYAKAPHVLSVAATTDQKAITDFSSRARAASTGANYDRQTALANLEEYYDSGSSSGPVGLYRNGVAAPGNQVNSTMSPADALQATAPDNSLYYAAISGTSMSCPVTAGIAALVIDAHRQNGHGDPDPMAVLNTVEATAYEARSDYNPANAGAGFVDAEAAVSRAESGDLATFADVTLTEP, from the coding sequence ATGACAGACGACACGACACGCGAGACCGTACCGAAACTCGACCGACGAACACTGCTCACGGCGACGGCCGGGCTGGCAGGCGCGACGGCCCTCCCCTTCGGGGTCGGGAGCGCGGCAGGCGCGACGGGCGACCGCCTCGACGACGCCTTCGATCTGACCAGTGACACCCTCCAGGAGGCGCTCGTCGTCTTCGACTCGAACGCGGCCGTCTCCCGGCTCGACACGCTCGACCTCGCGGAGGGCTACCTCGCCTTCGACGTCCTCCCGGTCGGCTACACCCTGCTCACCGGCTCGCAGCTCCAGACCGTCGCGGACTGGGACGCGGTCCGCTACGTCGAGCGCAACCGCGACCTCGACTACCACAACGCCGACGCACGGGACGTCACGGGTGTCGACACGGTCCGGAACGATAGTGGCTACGACGGCTCCTCGGTCCACGTCGCGGTCGTGGACTCCGGGCTCGACGGCGACCACCCCGATCTCATCGAAGCCGCCGAACACAACTACCAGTGGGCCGGGAACCCCCTCGGGGACCCGACGCTGTGGGTCGACGGCGGTACCCTCGTCGACACCGACGACATCGGCCACGGGACCCACTGCTCCGGCACCATCGCCGGCGACGGCTCCGTCAACGGCGAGGACAGCGGGATGGCCCCCGGTGCGGCCCTCACCGTCTACTCCTCGGGTGCGGCCGTCAGCATCCTGAAGGCTGCCGCGGCCTACGACCACATCCTCGCTAATCACGTCGCCGACGTGGACATCGTCTCGAACTCCTACGGCGCGGCCAGCGCCGACGACTACAACCCCGATGGGACGCTCCAGACCGCGACCTGGACCGCCTTCGACAGCGGCCTGTTGCCCGTCATCTCGGCCGGGAACTCCGGGCCGGACTACGACACCCTGAACGACTACGCGAAGGCTCCACACGTCCTGAGCGTGGCCGCGACCACCGACCAGAAGGCCATCACGGACTTCTCCTCGCGGGCTCGCGCCGCCTCGACGGGGGCGAACTACGACCGCCAGACCGCCCTCGCGAATCTCGAGGAGTACTACGATTCGGGGAGTTCGAGCGGGCCGGTCGGCCTCTACCGCAACGGGGTCGCCGCCCCCGGCAACCAGGTCAACAGCACCATGTCGCCGGCCGACGCACTCCAGGCGACCGCGCCCGACAATTCACTGTACTACGCCGCCATCAGCGGGACCTCCATGTCCTGCCCCGTCACGGCGGGCATCGCCGCGCTGGTCATCGACGCGCACCGCCAGAACGGCCACGGCGACCCCGATCCCATGGCCGTCCTCAACACCGTCGAGGCGACCGCGTACGAGGCCCGGAGCGACTACAACCCCGCGAATGCCGGGGCGGGCTTCGTCGACGCCGAGGCCGCGGTCTCCCGGGCCGAATCGGGCGACCTCGCGACCTTCGCTGACGTGACCCTCACCGAACCGTAG
- a CDS encoding metalloregulator ArsR/SmtB family transcription factor, with amino-acid sequence MNVDRGGTGGSTAVLAVALVVLVVLFGTAAAMTAPVPTGNHGSTQLSFDLADNETDIVDGTVDDTTDTTGDTTEETVDDTTNTTDDTTNTTDDTTETVENTTDDTVTASGSLSTDVTTGDTTASTDTDATLDDGLTTNTSGETSGTVDGSGNASLTAEEDAVSLSTDASVESVSLSAGVVVPVESLLTVLESSDPATGESTDSTSRRLDQAAARGGQFALGSTGEQSGADTGGLDGTGYQRAEAGGDAGSSEPGGTPGPLQSVPGPVQTGVLVGSLAAGGAAATRWRSILRWLRNAVEDSPLAAVLRYSRYDGSDPLAHDDRETIHQVVTDAPGVYLSAISEASGVPLSTVRHHVRVLEEEDLVTSVKIEGKRRYFPADTGDVELHAALSNPSRAAILERLAETEGTRVGELAEALDRDPSTLSHHLGRLEDAGLVEREREGRSVLNRLTPSARDGLAAAAAEPSLADD; translated from the coding sequence ATGAACGTCGATAGGGGCGGGACCGGGGGCTCGACGGCGGTGCTGGCGGTCGCCCTCGTGGTCCTCGTCGTCCTGTTCGGGACGGCCGCCGCCATGACAGCCCCGGTCCCCACCGGAAACCACGGCAGCACACAGCTCTCTTTCGACCTCGCCGACAACGAGACCGATATCGTCGATGGCACGGTGGACGACACCACCGACACGACCGGCGACACCACGGAGGAGACCGTGGATGACACGACGAACACGACTGACGACACGACGAATACGACCGACGACACCACGGAAACCGTGGAGAACACGACCGACGACACCGTCACCGCGTCCGGGTCGCTCTCGACCGACGTGACCACCGGCGACACCACGGCCTCGACCGACACGGACGCGACGCTCGACGACGGTCTCACGACGAACACCTCCGGTGAGACCTCGGGCACGGTCGACGGGTCCGGGAACGCGAGCCTCACTGCCGAGGAGGACGCGGTCTCGCTCTCGACCGACGCCAGCGTCGAGTCCGTCTCACTGTCGGCGGGTGTCGTCGTCCCCGTCGAGTCCTTGCTGACGGTGCTCGAATCCAGCGACCCTGCCACCGGGGAATCGACCGACAGCACCAGCCGCCGACTCGACCAGGCGGCGGCCCGCGGCGGCCAGTTCGCGCTCGGGTCGACCGGGGAGCAATCCGGCGCTGACACGGGCGGCCTCGACGGAACCGGCTACCAGCGCGCGGAAGCCGGCGGCGATGCAGGCTCCAGCGAGCCCGGCGGCACCCCCGGACCACTCCAGTCGGTCCCTGGCCCGGTCCAGACCGGCGTCCTCGTCGGGTCGCTGGCGGCTGGTGGCGCGGCCGCGACGCGGTGGCGGTCGATACTTCGTTGGCTCCGGAACGCGGTCGAGGACTCGCCGCTGGCGGCCGTGCTGCGCTACAGCCGGTACGACGGCTCGGACCCGCTGGCGCACGACGACCGCGAGACCATCCACCAGGTCGTGACCGACGCCCCCGGTGTCTACCTCTCGGCTATCAGCGAGGCGTCGGGGGTCCCGCTCTCGACCGTGCGTCACCACGTCCGTGTTCTGGAGGAGGAGGACCTCGTCACCAGCGTGAAGATAGAGGGCAAGCGCCGGTACTTCCCGGCCGATACCGGCGACGTGGAACTCCACGCCGCCCTGTCGAACCCGTCGCGGGCCGCGATTCTCGAGCGGCTGGCCGAGACCGAGGGCACCCGGGTCGGCGAACTCGCGGAGGCCCTCGACCGCGACCCGAGCACCCTCTCACATCACCTCGGCCGCCTGGAAGACGCGGGGCTGGTCGAACGCGAACGCGAGGGACGGTCGGTGCTGAACCGGCTCACCCCGTCCGCCAGGGACGGGCTGGCGGCGGCAGCGGCAGAGCCATCGCTGGCAGACGATTGA